A single region of the Streptomyces sp. NBC_01262 genome encodes:
- a CDS encoding aminotransferase-like domain-containing protein — protein sequence MTAGPEEQSGLTALARGLSAPKGFVDASLATPAPGTIRLLGGIPAPEALPVEAIGKASAQLWQTPDAAIASLQYAPARGSAALCDWIAKREGVDPSRIVVTNGGMHGLALAVLTVVERGATVAVDDPVFPGFLWALEVATTRILPVPVVADGFDVEHLARRLATGARIAAAYTVPDFHNPAQVSLSAPKRQALIELAERYGFYVIVDNPYRELRFGGQDQGVGVFNQSDRAIHVNTFTKTLGPGWRVGWLVLPDHLVDPVIRLRNRLDVHTSSVTQAIIERLLTDDAEWFDRIVRSAIALYQERADVLIDALEEQLPGALHIVAPEGGLFLWPRLTDDAVDPAALFRRAAAHGVIYQQGEFFAADPRQRSSARHLRFAYSDRTPEELREAVRRLALAF from the coding sequence ATGACCGCGGGCCCTGAGGAACAGAGCGGGCTGACGGCCCTGGCCCGCGGGCTCTCGGCACCGAAGGGCTTCGTCGACGCCAGCCTGGCCACCCCTGCCCCCGGAACGATTCGCCTGCTGGGCGGCATCCCCGCGCCTGAGGCTTTGCCGGTCGAGGCGATCGGCAAAGCATCGGCGCAGCTGTGGCAGACCCCCGACGCTGCGATCGCGAGCCTGCAGTATGCGCCGGCGCGCGGATCCGCCGCGCTGTGCGACTGGATCGCGAAACGGGAGGGCGTCGACCCGAGCCGGATCGTGGTGACGAACGGTGGCATGCACGGCCTCGCGCTGGCGGTACTGACCGTCGTCGAGCGCGGTGCCACCGTCGCGGTGGACGACCCGGTGTTCCCGGGCTTCCTGTGGGCCCTGGAGGTGGCGACGACACGGATCCTGCCGGTGCCGGTCGTGGCCGACGGCTTCGATGTCGAACACCTCGCCCGGCGGCTCGCCACCGGCGCCCGGATCGCCGCCGCCTACACCGTGCCCGACTTCCACAACCCCGCCCAGGTCAGTCTCTCGGCGCCGAAGCGACAGGCACTCATTGAGCTCGCCGAGCGGTACGGCTTCTACGTGATCGTCGACAATCCGTATCGCGAACTGCGCTTCGGCGGCCAGGATCAGGGTGTCGGGGTCTTCAACCAGTCGGATCGGGCGATCCACGTCAACACCTTCACCAAGACCCTCGGCCCCGGCTGGCGCGTGGGCTGGCTGGTGCTGCCGGACCACCTCGTGGACCCGGTGATCCGGCTGCGCAACCGCCTCGACGTACACACATCCTCGGTGACCCAGGCGATCATCGAACGGCTGCTCACCGACGACGCCGAATGGTTCGACCGGATCGTGCGCAGCGCCATCGCGCTGTACCAGGAACGCGCCGACGTGCTGATCGACGCCCTGGAGGAACAACTCCCGGGTGCCCTCCACATCGTGGCTCCCGAAGGCGGGCTGTTCCTCTGGCCGCGGCTCACCGACGACGCCGTGGACCCCGCAGCGCTGTTCCGGCGGGCGGCCGCCCACGGCGTGATCTACCAGCAAGGCGAGTTCTTCGCGGCGGACCCCCGGCAGCGGTCTTCGGCCCGGCACCTGCGGTTCGCCTACAGCGACCGCACTCCGGAAGAACTACGGGAGGCCGTACGCCGGCTGGCCCTGGCCTTTTGA
- a CDS encoding ATP-binding protein produces the protein MASSGGHLRLQILGPLRIWRDSVELDTGPRQQSYLLAALLARAGEPISTSELVDLIWAEDVPASAVNILQKYVGALRRLFEPLRPVREAGSFLHRRGNSYLFTVGSATLDLVVFRGLVDAARAALTRHDHEAALDHYVGALGLWHGPAGDGVADGTNITTVFAALDNEFYDACTAAAELAVSMGQPERVLAALRLAASMAPFDEPVLAGLVGVLGAAGRQAEALKVFRQVRDRLSEELGIDPGPALEDAQRRILTQSPASPPVQEKDEELGRTTEATLFGRTEELATLRRIVERALAGDTAIGVVEGEPGAGKTRLLEEIAAVAGRLGALTVWGSCLEGDGTPAMWPWEQALSQVVRSLPAPAGEQWLTGGLGSLLAARDDAPRELPDGNAQFRLFEQVVALVGQASARRPTLLILDDLQWADATSLQLLQHLAGRLPQGTALIGALRDRAPALGPDLSRVLAAAGRRPGHRRFRLGPLGPGDVAELIRHEAGQDPGDAVARAIHARTSGNPFFVRELSRLLSGAGVIGDGDTSVSAGVPSTVHDVVRDRMVGLDDRARDLLRVAALIGRDVDLRLLSRATAVDVADCLHRLEPLRTLGLLEPKPQDPSSLRFAHDLVRESVSETATKQQVTQLHLRVADALEQIHADDEDVAERLAYHLWAAGPLAEPVRTAEALIRASRRAAAKLAFESASRQLRSAVQVTRASGLMELEFSALTLLAIVVRRQSGYDTSIFDLLVRAEYLARTLGREAEAADFLFIRLMGAYTSIEKGRGQLARRMHELGQASSDPAVRRYGRQAWGLHQWDIGNIGEAYRTFSKEDVIADGTVAPDEETPLRRDGSIPGEGPGWRAVMTALHGDVDTALAFVDTWDTPGDPYAASVWVYYTTMIASMAGDAETARRAGERWVAAGLGRLSAHIDHYIRQFWCWARALTGEDPSGAAAEAEELLAAHLLDPPQWGIAYHYALIAEMWLAAGLPDRADAALDRADQAMWEYGQRYAEGLLLLLKARLLQARGAPLTAVRAAAERAYTQSTACEAHLFARRAEQLLSEPGGTT, from the coding sequence ATGGCTTCCTCCGGCGGACACCTGCGTCTGCAGATCCTCGGTCCGTTGCGGATCTGGCGGGACAGCGTCGAACTGGACACCGGGCCGCGGCAGCAGTCGTACCTGCTCGCGGCGCTGCTCGCACGTGCGGGTGAGCCGATCAGTACGAGCGAGTTGGTCGACCTGATCTGGGCCGAGGACGTCCCGGCGTCGGCCGTGAACATTCTCCAGAAGTACGTCGGCGCACTGCGACGGCTGTTCGAGCCTCTGCGGCCCGTCCGCGAAGCCGGCTCGTTCCTCCACCGTCGCGGCAACTCCTACCTTTTCACCGTCGGCTCCGCCACGCTGGACCTCGTCGTCTTCCGCGGACTCGTCGATGCCGCCAGGGCCGCGCTGACTCGACACGATCACGAGGCGGCCCTCGATCACTACGTCGGAGCGCTCGGGCTCTGGCACGGCCCGGCGGGCGACGGCGTCGCCGACGGGACAAACATCACGACGGTCTTCGCGGCACTCGACAACGAGTTCTACGACGCGTGCACGGCGGCGGCGGAGCTTGCCGTGTCGATGGGCCAACCGGAGCGGGTGCTCGCTGCTCTGCGACTGGCCGCATCGATGGCACCGTTCGACGAACCCGTGCTGGCCGGTCTCGTCGGCGTTCTCGGCGCTGCCGGCCGCCAGGCGGAGGCGCTGAAGGTGTTTCGTCAGGTCCGCGACCGGCTCTCCGAGGAACTCGGCATCGACCCGGGTCCGGCGCTGGAGGACGCACAGCGGCGGATTCTCACGCAGTCCCCGGCGTCGCCGCCTGTGCAGGAGAAGGACGAGGAACTAGGGCGAACCACGGAGGCCACCTTGTTCGGCCGGACCGAGGAGCTCGCCACGCTGCGGCGCATAGTGGAGCGCGCACTCGCCGGCGACACCGCGATCGGTGTTGTCGAAGGCGAACCGGGCGCGGGCAAGACCCGGCTGCTGGAGGAGATCGCCGCCGTGGCGGGCCGGCTGGGTGCACTCACCGTCTGGGGCTCCTGCCTGGAGGGCGACGGGACACCGGCGATGTGGCCGTGGGAGCAGGCGCTGAGCCAGGTCGTCCGCAGTCTGCCCGCTCCGGCGGGCGAACAGTGGCTCACCGGCGGGCTGGGAAGCCTCCTCGCAGCGCGGGACGACGCACCCCGGGAGTTGCCCGACGGAAACGCCCAGTTTCGGCTGTTCGAACAGGTTGTCGCCCTCGTCGGACAAGCCTCGGCGCGGCGTCCGACACTCCTGATACTTGATGACCTCCAGTGGGCCGATGCCACCTCGCTGCAGTTGTTGCAGCACCTGGCGGGGCGGCTGCCCCAGGGCACCGCGCTCATCGGCGCGCTACGTGACCGCGCACCCGCACTCGGCCCGGACCTCTCCCGGGTGCTGGCCGCCGCCGGCCGGCGGCCCGGTCACCGCAGGTTCCGGCTCGGCCCCCTCGGTCCGGGCGACGTGGCCGAACTCATCCGTCACGAGGCCGGCCAGGATCCCGGCGATGCCGTCGCCCGCGCCATCCACGCCCGTACCTCCGGCAATCCGTTCTTCGTCCGTGAACTGTCCCGGCTCCTCAGCGGGGCCGGCGTGATCGGCGACGGCGACACGTCCGTATCGGCCGGAGTCCCGTCCACCGTCCATGACGTCGTCCGCGACCGGATGGTCGGGCTCGACGACCGCGCCCGCGACCTGCTGCGGGTGGCCGCGCTCATCGGCCGCGACGTCGACCTCAGGCTGCTGTCCCGCGCCACCGCCGTGGACGTCGCGGACTGTCTCCATCGCCTGGAACCGCTGCGAACTCTCGGGCTGCTCGAACCCAAACCCCAGGACCCGTCCTCGCTCCGCTTCGCACACGACCTAGTGCGCGAGTCGGTCTCCGAGACCGCGACGAAACAGCAGGTCACCCAGCTGCATCTGCGCGTCGCGGACGCGCTCGAACAGATCCATGCCGACGACGAGGACGTCGCCGAACGCCTCGCCTACCACCTGTGGGCCGCCGGCCCCCTCGCCGAGCCCGTTCGCACCGCGGAGGCGCTGATCCGCGCCAGCCGCCGCGCGGCGGCCAAACTCGCCTTCGAGTCCGCCAGTCGACAACTGCGCTCCGCTGTACAGGTCACCCGGGCTTCAGGACTCATGGAGCTGGAGTTCTCCGCCCTCACGCTGCTCGCCATCGTCGTCAGACGGCAGTCAGGGTACGACACCTCGATATTCGATCTGCTGGTGCGGGCCGAATACCTGGCCCGCACCCTCGGCAGGGAGGCGGAGGCCGCAGATTTCCTCTTCATCCGTCTGATGGGCGCCTATACCTCCATTGAGAAGGGCCGCGGGCAGTTGGCCCGCCGCATGCACGAGCTCGGTCAGGCGTCCTCCGATCCGGCCGTCCGACGCTACGGCCGGCAGGCTTGGGGTCTGCACCAGTGGGACATCGGCAACATCGGCGAGGCGTACCGGACCTTCAGCAAAGAAGATGTCATCGCCGACGGCACCGTCGCCCCGGACGAAGAGACACCGCTCCGGCGAGACGGCAGCATTCCCGGGGAAGGACCTGGCTGGCGGGCAGTCATGACCGCGCTGCACGGTGATGTCGACACGGCGCTGGCTTTCGTCGACACCTGGGACACCCCGGGGGACCCGTACGCGGCCTCGGTCTGGGTCTACTACACGACCATGATCGCTTCCATGGCCGGGGACGCGGAAACGGCACGGCGAGCCGGCGAGCGGTGGGTCGCCGCCGGCCTTGGCCGCCTCAGTGCCCACATCGACCACTACATCCGGCAGTTCTGGTGCTGGGCACGCGCCCTCACTGGCGAGGATCCGTCAGGCGCCGCGGCCGAGGCCGAGGAACTCCTGGCAGCCCACCTGCTCGATCCGCCGCAATGGGGCATTGCCTACCACTACGCACTGATCGCCGAGATGTGGCTGGCCGCCGGACTGCCCGATCGGGCCGACGCCGCTCTCGATCGAGCCGACCAAGCCATGTGGGAGTACGGCCAGCGTTACGCCGAAGGGCTGCTCCTGCTGCTGAAGGCGCGCCTGCTGCAGGCCCGTGGCGCACCCCTTACCGCTGTCCGAGCCGCCGCCGAACGCGCCTACACGCAATCCACCGCGTGTGAGGCGCACCTGTTCGCGCGCCGCGCCGAACAACTGCTCTCCGAACCTGGAGGCACTACATGA
- a CDS encoding MFS transporter, which yields MTNVRLPLRALAPFAAGSVGMGIWVTVPGIFLLYFLTDVLAVPPQTAGLALLLPNVADIVLHPWVGRISDANRAATGHRRRLMVSGCVVTLAFVAMFAVPSDLHGTTAAIWVAAALVAGNVLYSLYQVSYLATPADLGIGYHERTRLMGYRNVVITVSVLLAGVAAPLVAGDDPGVGDYTRMALLLGAVMLAAMLVGITGVARLNRAAPGTPAESGHRGGLLVALRDRQFRTLTASYLTVAITMNLVLAAMPYFAEYALGRASLTTVLIAAFMAPAVLTTPVWVLVARRLGKQRSLLVAQAAFVAGSLVLALGAAAGLPLLIAAVSVLGVAFAAMQLMPLSMVPDVIAAAGPNGAASAGSYTGVWTAAEATGGASGPYLYSACLAAGGFVASTAGEHTTQSPGALAAVRYGFTLVPAVLMTIAIALQRRYTLDEQAHTAAPSAVAQEKTVG from the coding sequence ATGACCAACGTTCGGCTCCCCCTGCGCGCACTCGCCCCGTTCGCCGCCGGTTCGGTCGGCATGGGCATCTGGGTCACCGTGCCGGGCATCTTCCTGCTGTACTTTCTGACCGACGTCCTGGCCGTGCCACCGCAGACGGCCGGCCTCGCGCTGCTGCTGCCGAATGTCGCCGACATCGTGCTGCACCCGTGGGTGGGCCGGATCTCGGATGCCAACAGGGCCGCTACTGGCCACCGACGGCGACTGATGGTGTCCGGCTGCGTCGTGACGCTTGCCTTCGTGGCCATGTTCGCCGTGCCGTCGGACCTTCACGGGACAACCGCCGCGATATGGGTCGCGGCGGCACTGGTCGCCGGCAACGTGCTCTACTCGCTCTACCAGGTTTCCTACCTCGCCACACCGGCCGACCTGGGCATCGGCTACCACGAGCGGACCCGCCTCATGGGCTACCGCAATGTCGTGATCACCGTGAGCGTCCTGCTCGCCGGCGTAGCCGCGCCGCTGGTCGCCGGCGACGATCCGGGCGTCGGCGACTACACGAGGATGGCCCTGCTGCTCGGCGCGGTCATGCTCGCGGCGATGCTGGTCGGCATCACCGGCGTCGCTCGCCTCAACCGGGCCGCGCCGGGCACCCCGGCCGAGTCGGGGCACAGGGGCGGGCTGCTGGTGGCGCTGCGCGACCGGCAGTTCCGTACGCTGACCGCGTCGTATCTGACCGTCGCGATCACGATGAACCTGGTGCTGGCCGCCATGCCGTACTTCGCCGAGTACGCGTTGGGCCGCGCCTCGCTCACGACGGTGCTCATCGCGGCGTTCATGGCGCCGGCGGTCCTGACCACGCCCGTGTGGGTACTGGTGGCCCGGCGTCTCGGCAAGCAGCGCAGCCTGCTCGTCGCCCAGGCCGCGTTCGTGGCCGGCTCGTTGGTGCTGGCCCTGGGCGCCGCGGCGGGCCTGCCTCTGCTGATCGCAGCGGTCTCCGTGCTGGGCGTCGCGTTCGCCGCGATGCAACTGATGCCGCTGTCGATGGTGCCCGACGTCATCGCCGCCGCCGGGCCGAACGGTGCCGCCAGTGCGGGCAGTTACACCGGCGTGTGGACCGCCGCGGAGGCCACCGGCGGCGCATCGGGGCCGTACCTGTACTCCGCCTGCCTGGCTGCGGGCGGTTTCGTAGCCAGTACCGCGGGCGAGCACACCACGCAGTCTCCCGGCGCGCTGGCGGCCGTTCGCTACGGCTTCACCCTGGTGCCGGCCGTGCTCATGACGATCGCCATAGCGCTGCAACGCCGGTACACCTTGGACGAGCAGGCCCACACTGCGGCGCCGAGTGCCGTCGCTCAGGAAAAAACAGTGGGGTGA
- a CDS encoding FAD-dependent oxidoreductase yields the protein MNDGAAERGPVLDDKQFRRLADYGEVEHAEPGRDLYTSGDDTYDFFLLRSATVDIVRDATAIEPERLIYRGGPGDFLGELNLLTGQHVYLTARVVIAGTVVRIQSAMLRRALAEQVDIADTLIEAFRERREVIRGAAGNALEIVGRSYAAETLELRTYTAQMLLPNSWLDAASDPGRSLMRRAGLSEDDLPAAMVNGSLLRRATPRTLAEVLGLTYRADGRPVDLVVVGGGPAGLAAAVYGASEGLVTVLLDRAGLGGQAAKSARIENYLGFPHGVSGESLTRLAMVQALKFGVRIYSPCAVVGLDVSEERRPALLLEDGARIRCRAVIAATGAHYRHLDLAQWTTFEKSGCVRYAATELDVRGYESQPVTVVGGANSAGQAALSLAAHGATVDLIIRGADLGARMSSYLSDRIRAHSRIRVHTSSRIRELVGGDTLASIIAERSDGRQDRLACRALFCFIGADPVSGWLTGVAKDDDGFILTDSRLPANPFGTALPFQTSAPRIFAVGDLRSGSTKRVATAVGDGAGAVSSVHTALANE from the coding sequence GTGAACGACGGTGCGGCAGAGCGCGGGCCAGTCCTGGACGACAAACAGTTCCGCCGGCTCGCCGACTACGGTGAGGTGGAGCACGCCGAACCCGGCCGGGACCTGTACACGTCCGGCGACGACACCTACGACTTCTTCCTGCTCCGGTCGGCGACCGTGGACATCGTCCGGGACGCCACGGCGATCGAGCCGGAACGCCTGATCTACCGGGGCGGCCCCGGAGACTTCCTCGGCGAGCTCAACCTGCTGACCGGCCAGCACGTCTACCTGACCGCCCGGGTGGTGATCGCCGGAACAGTCGTCCGGATCCAGTCGGCGATGCTGCGCCGGGCCCTCGCCGAACAGGTCGACATCGCCGACACACTGATCGAGGCGTTCAGGGAACGGCGCGAGGTGATCCGCGGGGCGGCAGGCAATGCCCTGGAAATCGTCGGCCGGTCGTACGCCGCGGAGACGCTGGAACTACGCACCTATACGGCGCAGATGCTCCTGCCGAACTCATGGCTCGACGCGGCCTCGGACCCCGGACGCTCGCTGATGAGACGGGCGGGGCTCAGCGAGGACGACCTCCCGGCCGCGATGGTCAACGGTTCACTGCTGAGGCGCGCGACGCCCAGAACTCTGGCCGAGGTGCTCGGTCTCACCTATCGAGCCGACGGGCGCCCGGTCGATCTCGTCGTGGTGGGCGGCGGCCCGGCGGGTCTGGCCGCCGCCGTGTACGGGGCGTCCGAGGGGCTCGTCACCGTACTGCTGGACCGCGCCGGGCTCGGCGGCCAAGCCGCCAAGAGCGCCCGCATCGAGAACTACCTGGGCTTCCCGCACGGAGTCAGCGGTGAAAGCCTGACCCGTCTGGCGATGGTCCAGGCACTCAAGTTCGGGGTACGGATTTACTCGCCCTGCGCGGTGGTCGGCTTGGACGTCTCCGAGGAGCGACGGCCTGCCCTCCTGCTGGAGGACGGCGCACGCATTCGATGCCGCGCGGTGATCGCCGCTACCGGGGCGCACTACCGGCACCTCGACCTGGCGCAATGGACGACTTTCGAGAAGTCCGGCTGTGTCCGGTACGCCGCGACCGAGTTGGACGTCCGGGGCTATGAAAGTCAGCCGGTGACGGTCGTCGGGGGCGCCAACTCGGCCGGGCAGGCGGCCTTGTCCCTCGCCGCCCATGGCGCGACAGTGGACCTGATCATCCGCGGCGCCGACCTCGGAGCCCGGATGTCGTCCTACCTGAGCGACCGGATCCGGGCACATTCGCGGATCCGGGTCCACACCAGCAGCAGGATCCGCGAACTGGTCGGCGGTGACACCCTCGCGTCGATCATTGCCGAGAGGTCCGATGGGCGTCAGGACCGGCTGGCTTGCCGCGCCCTGTTCTGCTTCATCGGCGCCGACCCGGTGTCGGGCTGGCTGACTGGCGTGGCCAAGGACGACGACGGCTTCATCCTCACGGACAGTCGGCTGCCCGCCAACCCGTTCGGTACAGCCCTGCCATTCCAGACAAGCGCACCCCGGATCTTCGCTGTCGGCGACCTCCGCTCAGGCTCGACGAAAAGAGTGGCCACCGCCGTCGGTGACGGCGCTGGCGCAGTCTCCTCCGTCCACACGGCTCTCGCCAACGAATGA
- a CDS encoding cupin domain-containing protein: MTGHDASDRAVITQDAPPTRVVEIGGPGGPTFYEVWNTRQTPAVIDRQSGEPAEDGLVLGPPERGTRIRVIDFPPEDDRIRNLTGAEAAEKFGEMGGADAARSAAGDPHPLMHRTQTIDYGIVVEGELTLVLDEGETIVRTGDIVIQRGTNHAWANRSAANCRVAFVLIDGQYIDGL, translated from the coding sequence GTGACCGGCCATGACGCGTCCGACCGTGCGGTGATCACGCAGGACGCACCGCCGACTCGCGTGGTGGAGATCGGCGGGCCTGGTGGCCCGACCTTCTACGAGGTGTGGAACACACGCCAGACGCCAGCCGTCATCGACCGGCAGTCGGGTGAGCCGGCGGAGGACGGTCTGGTGCTCGGACCTCCCGAGCGTGGCACTCGTATCCGGGTGATCGACTTCCCTCCGGAGGACGACCGAATCCGGAACCTGACGGGGGCCGAGGCTGCCGAGAAGTTCGGGGAGATGGGCGGTGCCGACGCCGCACGGTCCGCTGCCGGCGACCCGCATCCGTTGATGCACCGCACGCAGACGATCGACTACGGGATCGTCGTCGAGGGCGAGCTCACGCTGGTTCTCGACGAGGGCGAGACCATCGTCCGCACCGGAGACATCGTGATTCAGCGCGGCACCAACCACGCTTGGGCGAACCGGTCGGCCGCGAACTGCCGGGTCGCCTTCGTGCTCATCGACGGCCAGTACATCGACGGACTCTGA
- a CDS encoding helix-turn-helix domain-containing protein, whose amino-acid sequence MKWNLRWAAAKRDIWRPVDLQAAFATVGFTPSLSKVAALWGGTPVTVRLDDLDKICAALQCTVADLMEAEPVATAAGHEEQERAVGGETGPVRPMPRKEGPRRLMPPN is encoded by the coding sequence GTGAAGTGGAATCTGCGCTGGGCGGCGGCCAAGCGCGACATCTGGCGGCCGGTCGATCTGCAGGCGGCCTTCGCGACAGTGGGGTTCACGCCGTCACTGAGCAAAGTCGCCGCGTTGTGGGGCGGCACCCCGGTGACGGTGCGGCTGGACGACCTGGACAAGATCTGCGCGGCGCTTCAGTGCACGGTGGCCGATCTAATGGAGGCCGAGCCAGTGGCCACCGCGGCGGGCCATGAGGAACAGGAGCGGGCGGTCGGCGGCGAGACGGGGCCTGTGCGTCCGATGCCGCGCAAAGAGGGTCCGCGCAGACTGATGCCGCCGAACTGA
- a CDS encoding carboxymuconolactone decarboxylase family protein, with protein MHDGIAGLVTEEQGRVVILDDDGALVGPFAAMLHFPTFGVPALFLQRAVAAEAHLDPIVREVAILTVGAAYGARYLLYAHEQTADEVGLAAEQIATLAAGGRPSGLSDEQAVAHDVAMALTSGRILPDSTYDRATQLLGHDGVGELVFLIGSYCLIAMVLNCFDVPVPGREPSTAQP; from the coding sequence GTGCATGACGGCATCGCCGGCCTCGTCACCGAGGAGCAGGGCCGCGTCGTCATCCTCGACGACGACGGCGCGCTCGTCGGGCCGTTCGCGGCGATGCTGCATTTCCCCACGTTCGGGGTTCCGGCTCTGTTCCTGCAGCGGGCGGTCGCGGCCGAGGCTCACCTCGACCCCATCGTTCGCGAGGTGGCGATCCTCACCGTCGGCGCAGCCTACGGCGCCCGGTACCTGCTGTACGCACACGAGCAGACGGCAGATGAGGTCGGCCTTGCGGCGGAACAGATCGCGACCTTGGCGGCGGGTGGGCGGCCCTCCGGGCTGAGTGACGAACAGGCCGTCGCCCACGACGTCGCGATGGCGTTGACCTCCGGGCGCATACTGCCGGACTCCACATACGACCGGGCCACGCAGTTGCTGGGCCACGACGGGGTCGGCGAGCTCGTGTTCCTCATCGGCAGCTACTGCCTCATCGCGATGGTGTTGAACTGCTTCGACGTGCCGGTCCCGGGTCGGGAACCGTCAACTGCCCAGCCCTGA
- a CDS encoding alpha/beta fold hydrolase — protein MTTTRRGLLAGSAAVVVGAALDAPAAQAHAGRGGGQKPTVVLVHGAFADASGWNGVASRLIRDGYPVIAPPNPLRSVASDSAYLAGILTTLKGPLVLVAHSYGGIVATNAATGNPNVKALVYVAAFVPDQGETLLGLQTKYPGSRLSEEALDFRPYGEGLVDGYIKKELFHDVFAGDLPKATAELMWAGQRPADVRTLGEPSGAPAWKTIPSWYLVGRDDRVLPPAAQRFMARRAGAHTFEADTSHVAMIAQPAATAALVKRAAR, from the coding sequence ATGACGACAACTCGCCGGGGACTGTTGGCCGGATCCGCCGCGGTCGTGGTGGGCGCCGCACTCGACGCGCCCGCCGCGCAGGCACACGCCGGAAGAGGCGGCGGCCAAAAGCCCACCGTGGTACTCGTGCACGGCGCGTTCGCCGACGCCTCCGGCTGGAACGGGGTCGCCTCCCGGCTCATCCGCGACGGCTATCCGGTCATCGCACCGCCCAACCCACTGCGCAGCGTGGCCTCCGACTCCGCCTATCTGGCCGGCATCCTCACGACCCTCAAGGGCCCGCTCGTCCTCGTCGCGCACTCCTACGGCGGGATCGTCGCCACCAACGCCGCGACCGGCAACCCGAACGTGAAGGCGCTGGTCTACGTTGCCGCGTTCGTGCCCGACCAGGGTGAGACGCTGCTGGGCCTGCAGACGAAGTACCCGGGAAGCAGACTCAGCGAGGAAGCGCTGGACTTCCGTCCCTACGGTGAGGGACTCGTCGACGGCTACATCAAGAAGGAGCTCTTCCACGACGTGTTCGCCGGGGACCTGCCGAAGGCGACCGCCGAACTGATGTGGGCCGGACAGCGGCCGGCGGACGTGCGCACCCTCGGGGAGCCGTCCGGCGCCCCGGCCTGGAAGACCATTCCGTCCTGGTACCTCGTGGGCCGCGACGACCGAGTACTGCCTCCGGCGGCGCAGCGGTTCATGGCGCGCCGGGCCGGCGCACACACCTTCGAGGCCGACACCTCGCATGTCGCGATGATCGCGCAGCCCGCGGCGACGGCCGCCCTCGTCAAGCGCGCCGCGCGCTGA
- a CDS encoding MFS transporter encodes MHQHAYDSQCTAEEKRHTTAKSPIRNPKLTLFALALGTFAIGAGEFGSNGIIQLFASDLDVSVPVATYAITAYAFGVMIGSPAITLLAARVNRRTLLLGLIGLFLVGNGLSALAPNIVLFVGFRFVAGSVQGAFFGAGAVVAAYVYGPGQGGKAFATVMGGLTVATIAGSPLGTFIGQHAGWRAMYGTVVAVGLLAGAALLAWLPRTDDLRGSSLTGELGALRRRDVWLMVTVAALGISSIFAVYTFIGPFVTDAALRDASLIPVALAVFGLGMAVGNHVGGRVADRYENRGLVLGYGGALAFLALIGVAGDNLVVLLPCLFGVGATMMFAIPTIQVRLTSFAPDAPTLMGTLNLAALNLANCLGAIGGAVALDADWGTLSTVWAGFVLTTAGLLLYITTVTRVKPAPVPVRA; translated from the coding sequence ATGCATCAGCACGCATACGACAGTCAGTGCACCGCCGAGGAGAAGCGGCACACCACCGCGAAGTCGCCCATCAGGAATCCGAAGCTGACGTTGTTCGCACTGGCGTTGGGCACCTTCGCGATCGGCGCCGGCGAGTTCGGCAGCAACGGCATCATCCAGCTGTTCGCGTCCGATCTGGACGTGTCCGTTCCGGTCGCGACCTACGCGATCACCGCGTATGCCTTCGGGGTGATGATCGGCTCTCCGGCCATCACCCTGCTGGCCGCCCGGGTCAACCGGCGCACCCTGCTGCTCGGCCTGATCGGGCTGTTCCTGGTCGGCAACGGCCTCTCCGCCCTGGCGCCGAACATCGTGCTGTTCGTTGGCTTCCGGTTCGTCGCGGGCAGCGTGCAGGGCGCGTTCTTCGGAGCCGGAGCCGTCGTCGCCGCGTACGTGTACGGGCCGGGCCAGGGTGGCAAGGCGTTCGCCACCGTGATGGGAGGACTCACCGTCGCCACCATCGCCGGGTCACCGCTCGGCACCTTCATCGGCCAGCACGCCGGCTGGCGCGCCATGTACGGGACCGTGGTCGCCGTCGGCCTGCTCGCCGGAGCCGCCCTGCTGGCCTGGCTGCCGCGCACCGACGACCTGCGCGGCAGCTCCCTCACGGGCGAACTGGGCGCCCTCCGGCGGCGGGACGTCTGGCTGATGGTCACCGTCGCGGCGCTCGGCATCTCCAGCATCTTCGCCGTCTACACGTTCATCGGCCCGTTCGTCACCGACGCGGCGCTGCGGGACGCCTCGCTCATCCCGGTCGCGCTCGCCGTCTTCGGCCTCGGCATGGCGGTCGGCAACCACGTCGGCGGACGTGTCGCCGACCGGTACGAGAACCGCGGTCTGGTCCTGGGCTACGGCGGTGCTCTGGCGTTCCTGGCGCTGATCGGTGTGGCAGGCGACAACCTGGTGGTTCTTCTGCCCTGCCTGTTCGGCGTCGGCGCGACCATGATGTTCGCCATCCCCACCATCCAGGTCCGGCTGACCAGCTTCGCCCCCGACGCCCCGACCCTGATGGGAACGCTCAACCTGGCCGCGCTCAATCTGGCCAACTGTCTCGGCGCGATCGGCGGCGCGGTCGCCCTCGACGCCGACTGGGGGACCCTGTCCACCGTGTGGGCCGGCTTCGTCCTCACCACCGCGGGTCTGCTCCTGTACATCACGACCGTCACCCGGGTGAAGCCGGCGCCCGTTCCCGTTCGCGCCTGA